Proteins from a single region of Catharus ustulatus isolate bCatUst1 chromosome 22, bCatUst1.pri.v2, whole genome shotgun sequence:
- the ZNHIT3 gene encoding zinc finger HIT domain-containing protein 3, with protein sequence MRAPGPCAECGAGGAARYRCPRCGTAYCSVPCCRTHREHCAPEPRQERQREAAGHGSPPEPAPLEDILSEEDEQDRVPPEKLKLLGESEELRDLLLNPHLRQLLLTLDQARDKSSLMRKFMQEPLFVEFADCCLSIVEPPEKENILPE encoded by the exons ATGCGGGCCCCGGGGCCGTGCGCGGAgtgcggggcggggggcgcggccCGGTACCGCTGTCCGCGCTGCGGCACCGCTTA ctgctccgTGCCGTGCTGCCGGACCCACCGAG AGCACTGCGCGCCCGAGCCCCGGCAGGAGCGGCAGCGGGAGGCGGCCGGGCACGGTTCCCCCCCGGAGCCCGCACCCCTGGAGGACATCCTGAGCGAGGAGGACGAGCAGGACCGCGTCCCGCCGGAGAAACTCAAACTCTTGG GAGAATCAGAGGAGCTGAGGGATTTGCTGCTGAACCCCCACCTgcggcagctgctgctcaccctgGACCAGGCTCGGGACAAAAGCTCCCTCATGAGGAAGTTCATGCAGGAGCCCCTGTTCGTGGAGTTTGCAGATTGCTGCCTGAGCATTGTGGAGCCCCCTGAGAAGGAGAACATTCTCCCCGagtga
- the LOC117005898 gene encoding lysophosphatidic acid receptor 1-B-like, which translates to MNGFSNCSANYTKIWSHYLVLALGIPQLTINVTSVIFNGLVIVTRLATRDLHKPISILFCNLAVSDLFTSFSGFWITVLFITNPDITIFGSQDMLAPYALYTTSILSTIYNQVSIGIERYLAVAKSMRTRFRVARHHSIVVVFIIWVLAFFLGCLPLMGWNCLQAERSISVLYSPFCVDYLVFITMPNVVVAFLVPLFTYLRIIIILRKRKLRMQEACGQVTNTYKSAETQVARTSISIWLLALVSYAPFLAGVIFDATNQRCHTDLYPGAYIFRNCTAMLITITCLGNPVLYTLKSRALGARLKALRCLWASRVRACAIDNV; encoded by the coding sequence ATGAATGGATTCTCAAACTGCTCTGCCAACTACACCAAGATCTGGAGTCATTACCtggtgctggccctggggatCCCCCAGCTGACCATCAACGTCACCTCCGTCATCTTCAACGGGCTCGTCATCGTCACCCGCCTGGCCACCAGGGACCTGCACAAGCCCATCTCCATCCTCTTCTGCAACCTGGCTGTCTCTGACCTCTTCACCAGCTTCTCTGGCTTCTGGATTACCGTGCTGTTCATCACCAACCCCGACATCACCATCTTTGGCTCGCAGGACATGCTGGCTCCCTACGCCCTGTACACCACCTCCATCCTCTCCACCATCTACAACCAGGTGAGCATCGGCATCGAGCGCTACCTGGCCGTGGCCAAGAGCATGAGGACGAGGTTCAGGGTGGCCAGGCACCACTCCATCGTCGTGGTCTTCATCATCTGGGTCCTGGCTTTCTTCCTGGGCTGCCTGCCGCTGATGGGCTGGAActgcctgcaggcagagaggagcaTCTCGGTGCTCTACAGCCCCTTCTGCGTCGACTACCTCGTCTTCATCACCATGCCCAACGTGGTGGTGGCCTTCCTCGTGCCCCTCTTCACCTACCTGAGGATCATCATCATCCTGAGGAAGAGGAAGCTGAGGATGCAGGAGGCGTGTGGCCAGGTCACCAACACCTACAAGTCGGCGGAGACGCAGGTGGCCAGGACCAGCATCTCCAtctggctgctggccctggtgtCCTACGCGCCCTTCTTGGCCGGCGTCATCTTCGACGCCACCAACCAGCGCTGCCACACCGACCTCTACCCCGGGGCCTACATCTTCAGGAACTGCACGGCCATGCTGATCACCATCACCTGCCTGGGCAACCCTGTGCTCTACACGCTCAAGTCCAGGGCGCTGGGGGCCAGGCTGAAGGCGCTGCGCTGCCTCTGGGCCTCGCGCGTCCGGGCCTGCGCCATCGACAACGTCTGA